In one Paracoccus everestensis genomic region, the following are encoded:
- a CDS encoding HesB/IscA family protein yields MNLPPKVTERAFAKLAEINDSDNVRPLRVAVSGGGCSGFQYDIRLDQAEADDLVLEGAGQKVVVDPVSLPYLAGAVIDFADELIGARFVIDNPNASASCGCGTSFSI; encoded by the coding sequence ATGAACCTGCCGCCCAAAGTCACCGAACGCGCCTTTGCCAAACTGGCCGAGATCAACGATTCGGACAATGTTCGCCCCTTGCGTGTGGCCGTATCGGGCGGCGGCTGTTCGGGGTTCCAGTACGACATCCGCCTGGACCAGGCCGAGGCCGACGATCTGGTGCTGGAAGGCGCGGGCCAGAAGGTCGTCGTCGATCCTGTATCGCTGCCTTATCTGGCCGGGGCGGTCATCGACTTTGCCGACGAGTTGATCGGCGCGCGCTTTGTCATCGACAACCCGAACGCATCGGCCAGTTGCGGCTGCGGCACGTCCTTCTCGATCTAG
- a CDS encoding deoxyguanosinetriphosphate triphosphohydrolase: protein MNAPYACHPDASRGRLHPERMSTFRSPWQRDRDRIIHSSAFRRLKHKTQVFVEHDGEAYRGDYFRTRLTHTVEVAQVARTIAGALGLNTDLAETVALAHDLGHPPFGHTGEDALAALMEPYGGFDHNAQALRIVTRLERHYADFDGLNLTWEALEGIAKHNGPVTGPLAYALAEVNADWDLELHTNASAEAQVAAVADDVAYNHHDLHDGLRAELFTEDELAELPVVGPAFAEVDRLYPGLDPTRRRYEALRRVFGTMVEDVIAVAQNRLAGLQPQSAQDIRNMDGPIIRFSKPLYQNIKAIKSFLFTRMYRAPSVVVERGNVTAMLNDLFPLFLHDPGQMPDHWSSIAREAGDETQCARVVLDYVAGMTDRFAIAEHQRLFNGR, encoded by the coding sequence GTGAATGCCCCCTATGCCTGTCATCCCGACGCCAGCCGCGGGCGGCTGCACCCTGAACGGATGTCCACCTTTCGCAGTCCTTGGCAGCGCGACCGGGACAGGATTATCCATTCGTCGGCCTTCCGCCGCCTCAAGCACAAGACCCAGGTTTTCGTGGAACACGATGGCGAGGCCTATCGCGGCGATTATTTCCGCACCCGCCTGACCCACACGGTCGAGGTGGCCCAGGTCGCCCGCACCATCGCAGGCGCGCTTGGCCTTAACACGGATCTGGCCGAAACGGTGGCCTTGGCGCATGACTTGGGCCATCCCCCCTTCGGCCATACCGGCGAAGATGCCCTGGCGGCATTGATGGAACCCTATGGCGGGTTCGACCACAACGCCCAGGCACTGCGGATCGTCACCCGGCTGGAACGCCATTACGCCGATTTCGACGGGCTGAACCTGACGTGGGAGGCGTTGGAGGGGATCGCCAAACACAACGGTCCCGTCACCGGCCCCCTGGCCTATGCCCTGGCCGAGGTGAACGCGGACTGGGATCTGGAACTGCACACCAATGCCAGCGCGGAAGCCCAGGTCGCGGCAGTGGCCGACGACGTGGCCTATAACCATCACGACCTGCACGATGGGCTGCGGGCGGAACTGTTCACCGAAGACGAACTGGCCGAACTGCCCGTCGTCGGTCCCGCCTTTGCCGAGGTGGACCGGCTTTACCCCGGACTGGACCCGACGCGCCGCCGCTACGAGGCGCTGCGCCGCGTCTTCGGCACCATGGTCGAGGACGTGATTGCCGTCGCCCAGAACCGCCTGGCCGGGTTGCAGCCGCAATCCGCGCAGGACATCCGCAACATGGACGGGCCGATCATCCGCTTTTCCAAGCCGCTCTACCAGAACATCAAGGCAATCAAGTCCTTCCTGTTCACGCGGATGTATCGCGCGCCCTCGGTCGTGGTGGAACGCGGCAACGTGACGGCGATGCTGAACGACCTGTTTCCCCTGTTCCTGCACGATCCGGGCCAGATGCCCGACCACTGGTCCAGCATCGCAAGGGAGGCGGGGGACGAGACGCAATGCGCCCGTGTCGTTCTTGATTACGTCGCAGGCATGACCGACCGTTTTGCCATCGCGGAACACCAGCGTCTGTTCAACGGGCGGTGA
- a CDS encoding OsmC family protein, whose amino-acid sequence MFTRSGSATWQGGLKDGNGTVSTQSGALKELSYGFNKRFGDEPGTNPEELIGAAHASCFSMALANMLSGAGLGGIDIKTTSKITLEKDGDGFTVTKAHLVTTISADGDKAQIRELAQQAKEGCPISKLLNAEVTMEATVA is encoded by the coding sequence ATGTTCACGCGCAGCGGATCGGCCACTTGGCAGGGCGGGCTGAAGGACGGCAACGGCACCGTATCGACCCAGTCGGGTGCCCTGAAAGAATTGTCCTATGGATTTAACAAGCGCTTCGGCGACGAGCCGGGCACCAACCCCGAGGAATTGATCGGTGCGGCCCATGCGTCGTGCTTCAGCATGGCGCTGGCCAATATGCTGTCGGGCGCGGGCCTTGGCGGTATCGACATCAAGACGACCTCCAAGATCACGCTGGAAAAGGATGGAGACGGCTTTACCGTCACCAAGGCTCATCTGGTCACGACCATCTCGGCCGACGGGGACAAGGCGCAGATCAGGGAATTGGCCCAGCAGGCCAAGGAAGGCTGCCCCATTTCCAAGCTGCTGAACGCCGAAGTCACGATGGAGGCGACAGTCGCCTGA
- a CDS encoding transglutaminase-like domain-containing protein → MTIQTPQDTPLICLTTPETARQRDYVFPEDFTTTPSVPVQSYVDRFGNICRRMMAPAGAFTIYSDITVNDPGTRDEADLNAAEWPVEALPTEVLGFLTASRYVETDLVSDEAWRLFGNVAPGWNRVQYIVDHVNGSLVFDYKLASQFRTAASARNDGVAVCRDFAHLALAYLRALNIPARYVNGYVGDIGVPPAAAAMDFAAWIEVFLGGKWWTFDPRNNERRIGRVVVARGLDAADVPLINTFGPHTLTKFRVWCFPVDDQGNELDGMLFA, encoded by the coding sequence ATGACGATACAGACGCCTCAGGACACCCCCCTGATCTGTCTGACCACGCCCGAGACGGCGCGGCAGCGTGACTATGTCTTCCCCGAGGACTTCACGACGACGCCCTCGGTCCCGGTCCAGAGCTATGTCGATCGCTTCGGCAATATCTGCCGGCGCATGATGGCGCCGGCTGGGGCCTTTACCATCTACAGCGACATCACGGTAAACGACCCCGGCACACGGGACGAGGCCGACCTCAATGCCGCCGAATGGCCGGTCGAGGCATTGCCGACCGAGGTTCTGGGATTTCTGACCGCCTCGCGGTATGTCGAAACCGATCTGGTCAGTGACGAGGCCTGGCGGCTGTTCGGCAATGTCGCGCCCGGCTGGAACCGGGTGCAATACATCGTCGATCATGTGAACGGCAGCCTGGTGTTCGACTATAAGCTGGCCTCGCAGTTCCGCACGGCGGCAAGCGCCCGGAACGACGGGGTCGCCGTCTGCCGTGACTTTGCGCATCTGGCGCTGGCCTATCTGCGGGCGCTGAACATCCCGGCACGCTACGTCAACGGCTATGTCGGCGATATCGGCGTGCCCCCGGCCGCTGCGGCGATGGATTTTGCCGCTTGGATCGAGGTGTTCCTGGGCGGCAAGTGGTGGACCTTTGATCCCCGCAACAACGAACGCCGCATTGGCCGCGTGGTGGTGGCGCGCGGACTGGACGCCGCGGACGTGCCCCTGATCAACACCTTCGGTCCCCATACCCTGACCAAATTTCGGGTCTGGTGTTTTCCCGTGGATGACCAAGGGAACGAACTGGACGGGATGCTGTTCGCCTGA
- a CDS encoding dihydrodipicolinate synthase family protein, protein MHFKCLSAFPITPADADGQVIPGDLRRFVRRAADAGVDSVCVLGSTGSFAYLDPDQRRVAVDASMAELDGSLPLIVGVGALRTDMAISLARHAKAAGADALLVPPISYIPLTDDEVFTHFGAIADAGELPVCIYNNPTTTHFTFSPDLLVRLSAIPQIRAVKMPLPAHDDFATEIAGLRADLPQGFSIGYSGDWGCGAAMLAGADAFYSVAAGTWPDATLRLVRAAQAGDSREADRIDASFQPLWSLFRQYGSFRVVHRAANLMDLSDAQPPRPILPLAPDHDVALRNAISALDEI, encoded by the coding sequence ATGCATTTCAAATGCCTTTCCGCCTTCCCGATCACCCCTGCCGATGCGGACGGACAGGTGATCCCCGGCGATCTGCGCCGGTTCGTCAGGCGGGCGGCGGATGCTGGGGTCGATTCAGTTTGCGTTCTGGGCAGCACCGGCAGCTTTGCCTATCTGGACCCCGATCAGCGCCGCGTCGCCGTGGACGCGTCCATGGCCGAATTGGACGGCAGCCTGCCCCTGATCGTGGGCGTTGGTGCATTGCGCACCGACATGGCCATCTCGCTTGCCCGCCATGCCAAGGCCGCCGGGGCGGACGCGCTGCTGGTGCCGCCGATATCCTACATTCCCCTGACGGATGACGAGGTGTTCACCCATTTCGGCGCCATCGCGGACGCGGGCGAGCTGCCGGTTTGCATCTACAACAACCCGACCACCACGCATTTCACTTTCTCGCCCGATCTGCTGGTCCGCCTGTCGGCCATTCCACAGATCCGCGCGGTCAAGATGCCCCTGCCCGCACACGACGACTTCGCGACTGAAATCGCAGGTCTGCGCGCCGATCTGCCGCAGGGGTTTTCCATCGGCTACAGCGGTGATTGGGGCTGCGGGGCGGCAATGCTGGCGGGCGCCGATGCCTTCTACAGCGTGGCTGCGGGCACCTGGCCCGACGCCACGCTGCGTCTGGTGCGGGCGGCCCAAGCAGGCGACAGTCGGGAAGCCGATCGGATCGACGCGAGCTTTCAGCCGCTCTGGTCGCTGTTTCGCCAATACGGCAGCTTCCGCGTCGTTCATCGTGCGGCCAATCTGATGGACCTGTCGGATGCGCAGCCGCCGCGTCCGATCCTGCCGCTTGCGCCCGATCACGACGTGGCGCTGCGCAATGCCATTTCCGCCCTGGACGAGATCTGA